From the Labrus mixtus chromosome 17, fLabMix1.1, whole genome shotgun sequence genome, one window contains:
- the barhl1b gene encoding barH-like homeobox 1b, which yields METSANGSSFGIDSLLSHRPGSPVSKGDSLVGECRSPLEFSPRSDAESGCSSPPSPRRECVDEMAQRQGHGVGLPPHLQHAQISAGSQQRTVTSSFLIRDILADCKPLAACAPYSSNGQPTQEAGRLVSKIADDFMEKIHSNSSSDSEYKVKEEGDREISSSRDSSQVRLKKPRKARTAFTDHQLAQLERSFERQKYLSVQDRMELAASLNLTDTQVKTWYQNRRTKWKRQTAVGLELLAEAGNYSALQRMFPSPYFYPQSLVSNLDPGAALYLYRGPSAPPPGLQRPLVPRILLHGLQGGSEPPPPPPLPPMSGVLSRPGQQR from the exons ATGGAGACGTCCGCCAACGGGTCCAGTTTCGGCATCGACTCGCTGCTGTCCCACAGGCCGGGAAGCCCGGTGTCCAAAGGGGACAGTCTGGTGGGGGAGTGCCGCTCGCCTCTGGAGTTCAGCCCGAGATCAGACGCGGAGTCCGGCTGCTCGTCGCCTCCGTCTCCGAGGAGGGAATGTGTGGATGAGATGGCCCAGAGGCAAGGTCACGGTGTGGGCCTGCCGCCGCACCTGCAACACGCACAGATCTCGGCGGGGTCGCAGCAGAGGACCGTGACCTCGTCGTTTCTCATCAGAGACATTCTCGCGGACTGTAAGCCTCTAGCCGCCTGCGCGCCCTACTCCAGCAATGGGCAGCCGACTCAGGAGGCAGGGAGGCTGGTGTCCAAGATAGCGGACGACTTTATGGAGAAAATCCACAGCAACTCGTCGTCAGACAGCGAATATAaag tgaaggaggagggggacaggGAGATctccagcagcagagacagctCTCAGGTCCGGCTGAAAAAGCCCAGGAAGGCCCGGACGGCCTTCACGGACCACCAGCTGGCCCAGCTGGAGCGCAGCTTCGAGCGCCAGAAGTACCTGAGCGTCCAGGACCGCATGGAGCTGGCGGCCTCACTCAACCTCACCGACACACAGGTCAAGACCTGGTACCAGAACCGGAG gacaAAGTGGAAGAGGCAGACGGCGGTGGGACTCGAGCTGCTGGCGGAAGCAGGAAACTACTCCGCCCTGCAGAGGATGTTCCCGTCCCCGTACTTCTACCCTCAGAGTCTTGTGTCCAATCTGGACCCCGGAGCGGCCCTCTACCTGTACAGGGGCCCCTCGGCGCCCCCGCCAGGCCTGCAAAGACCCCTTGTCCCGCGGATCCTGCTGCATGGACTGCAAGGGGGCAGCGAGCCGCCCCCTCCGCCTCCTCTGCCCCCAATGTCCGGCGTGCTTTCTCGGCCAGGTCAGCAGCGGTGA